In Phragmites australis chromosome 18, lpPhrAust1.1, whole genome shotgun sequence, the genomic window CGCGGCGGTTGGCTGGTCGTCGCGGATAATATCGAGGAGGgtgcgcgccgcggcggcggcagcggaggacGACGAAGACGCTGGCAACGAGGTCTGCCTCTCGGCGGCCATGGCGGAGGCCAGCgtgaccgccgccgccgcttggAGCCCCGCCGCGTGGTCGTCCTCGTCGCGGAGCTTGAGCAGGTCGCGGAGGTTGCACGACCCTGCTGTCTCAGGCCCAACCGGTGCCGGCCCCACCGCGGCGAGCTGGTCCGCCAGCGTGACGCTGCGCCGCAGCACCCTCCCCTCCatcccaccacctcctcctcttcaacCGACTCGGCCAAGCCTGCCTGCGTCGCCGCCCACTCACCTGACAAGGGAAGCGCCAATCCTAGGCTGCGCGGCACGCTTCGGTTAATAAGTGAAGCGCCTTGGGAGGGGTGCGGGGGTTTGTTTGGATCTCGCGTGCGCAGCAGCGGGTGCCATTCGGGGGCGGAAATGGCTACTTCTTGCGGGGTTTCTGCGTGCCAGCGCCCCCCCACCCCGCCCTCTTCCGCGCCGGCGTTTCGGTTCGGTTGCCTTTTTGGGTTGGTTCGTGGCTTAGAAGCCAGCACTAGCACTGCAAGTCTCCAATAATCTATTTCGGCTAGCTACAAGGGAGCTCATATTAGATTTTGTAGATAATACTATAATTATGATAATTGAGAAGTTAACTACTTCATCCACCTTAAAATATATGATATTGTAGTCTCTTCTGTTATGTTCAAAATACAAGATATTCTATAATTTTAAAGTAACTTTAGCCTAATTTTTTCAGTCTTACTTCTCCATTAAATAACTTCATTCTAAAATAAATCTCATTTTCGATGTACTTAATGGTattaaaagagaataaaatattattattattattgataGCTGCTATGCTATATATATGATGTTAGAGATGCTCACAGCAGCACTCGCGCTAGCGTAGTTGAATGGGGTAATAAAGGCGGGGGAGGGGCCTGGATCAGCGGAGCGGCAGGCGAGGAAGTGCGGGACCTGCCAAGGTAAATTGGATGCCGTTTGTCGGCGAGCCTCGGTTGACGTGGCGCGTGCGGTGCCGGGGTCCGACCGACTGCGGCGTCGTCCGTCCGTCGGGCGCTGCTGCGCGCACGGCTGCTGGGTGACGGTAATTTTTGCGGGATTTGGGCCCGGTTCCGTCCACGCGAGATCTGAGAGCGCCAAGGATCCGCAACGGAGGAGGCGCCTGCTGCGGCCGAGTTTGTTGGGCTGGTTTAGTCTGGGCCGTGTGCGGATGGTGGTGATGCGTACAATTCGATCCGTCGTGCGCGTCTCTCCAGCCACGCCGAAGCAGGTCCACCTTCCATTTCCAAGCTGACTGTTGTCGCGGAAGCGATTGTACCGCACAGCCAGAGGCTGGCTACTCGCCTGCTCCATCGTCAATGGCGAAAAGAGGGCAAGACGAAGGGACACCAAAAAGAAGTAGCTAGCAACATTATCGCTCGCATCGGCAAGAAAGGGAAGTTCCAAGTTGCTACCACCTCCTCAAAAACATTGGCACCGTGAGCACGCTTGTCAGCATCTCACTTCTCAGCACAGAAACAGTGATATTTTGGCACACTCATTGGTATTTTAGCAAAGTGCAAATTCACTAATGATACGGTGGCAATTGCCCATTTTTTTCCCGTGAGATGGTTGAAACAGATAATTCAagtgaaaccaacaaaaaactTCTATAACCAAACATTAACGCTGAAACCAGAATaattgtggggggggggggatgttgAAAGAACATCTCTGTGATGCTGTTCATTGTTCTTCTAGAAAACTAGGTTGAAAACAAACAGCACTGAGCCTGTAATTGCAACTTCTACGTGTTTTACCATCTTGACGTAACGATAAAAGTCAATAAAGCTTCCTTTGTCGAAAAACTTCTAGGTGTTTTGTAAAGCATGTTGCACACAACGTAGCTTGCCCATAGCTAAAAATTTCAGGCAAAACTCAACGCATCAAGGAATATGTCCTAATAATGTAAAGTATTAGCATGTAAAAGTACCATCCAACACAACCTTACAAGGCCTGTACGATCAATTAAACAATCTGACCAATGCCACGTGTCCCATTCCATTCATAGTTCGATCCTAAAAGACAAAAACAATCGGATATGAATCAGCTGAGTCAAGAAGACCAGCCAAAAAACTCCAATTTGGTACACGTATCAGTCAATTTGAAGCCGGCAACATAAATGGACTTGATCAAGAGCCTACGTTACTATGTACACTGACTGAATCTTTGGCAACCCGAAGGTCTGGTAATCTTAGTCATCTGCTTGTTTGGTGACTGTTACTCTGATTATATGTGGGATCTTTTGCCAGACGTGTCGTGGCCTTCCATCCTCTCATAGAAAAGAACATAAGCCTCGCACTTCAAAACTTCTTCTAGAGTGACTTCACTGATGTTACTATCGTTTGCACAAAACCatgaggaggagcagctgcTCTGAAGTTGGTGATTTCCAAGCCTTCTTGCTCTCACGTAAGCAACATAGTGTCCTGCATCCAAGGAGGGGCCACGGTGCTCTACGACACCAACTAGACGATAGATGGGGTTATCTTTGTCCACGGAactgaatattagagaaaacaAAAACAGTTAAACCAAATGTATGGCTATAAATTGTTGTAACTTGTTATCAACAATGGTATGCCTTTCTTGATCATATATCCTCATAATTGAACATTGCTCACAAGAAACATCTACAGATAAACATCCATATGATCCCTCTCAAGTGACTAACCAtctaacaaaacaaaaaaacaattcAACAAATAAAGCTCCACAAATATTAAGAAGGCCATTACAGAATACTATGCTTATTTATATCCATCTATCTTTGAAATACCAACACCAGAGTTACACCAATCAATCtacttttcaacaaataaaaaGTCTACTAGGTTAGGCATTTATAAGGTACCTACAGACAAAGAAACAATGAGCTATAAGATATGATAATTCTAATTtataaaatgattttttaatatcCACGGTGAAGTAAGTGATACAATGCTACAATGAATGGGGTTTGTAGCAGATGACCTGTGCGCTCCATTCATATTCAAATATGATCGGTTCTATTGTACAAGCAAACTCAATTGCAATTAATTCACTAAAGCAGTTTTCAGTCAAAGACAAGGTTATGACAGGCAGAAGCACAGGATTCTGGTCAAACTTAGACTGTAGAAAAAACACACACTTCATTCAGTTGATTCTCAAAAAACACAGTTGGACCATTTGCATTGACATTGCATTCCCTTTTTCTCTATGCACAAATGAAAAATAGCACAGTTTTTGAATATTTCTAGAGGGGAAGCTGCACAGGCACTGACAAATACACCTTTCTTAGACATGTTATAGGTGGCATTTGTACAATTCCCTTCACACATGATCACAAATGAGAATACCACTAAAATATGGACAGTCTAAACAACTCCTTGACCTACAATGCCATGTGTTCTTAAGGCTTTTTTTAGAGAAGGCCGTGTACTGTTAAAGCTAGTAGGAATGAACTAGGCAAAAAAGCTTATTCAATCAGAAACTCGTTAGAACTGTGTAGAAGTATTAAATATCACTGTGAAGAACTACCAGTACCTGGGGTCCATGAATCGTCCTACATCAAGATACTCCTTATAACTCACATGTGCTTCATTTTTATGATGGTGAAGATTGTCACCCTGGATGTACCTCTTAAGATGAAGAGTTAATACAGGTGGCAGCTTGGTAATACGAGCTGTTTGAATAGCACATCCACTCCTATCTCTCTGTTCATTTTGGTTGTCTTTTAATTGGCTTAAACTAACATCCAGCCATACCCGCTTCCTCCTGTCCTGATTTGGTGTGCTGAGATTTTGACTGTGCTGGGTGCTCAACAGATTGGCCTGTTTCTCAGCTGGAAGGCAACTACTTATAGCTTCTTGAATACCTTCACGACGTTCAGGTTTTTTATTGGTTGTGCTGCAAGCAGAAGAGTCTTTTTCACCACAACTCATCCATGAATTTGTTCCTTCAGTATTTGTATCCGCTGTTTGTATAATTTCACCCTCTGCGTCAGAACTATGTGGTTGCCTACTTGAAGAAGCTTTGCATTCTACTGACAAACTGTTTGGTTCACCAGATTGCTCATTTTGGCATGCTGTCCTGTCTGACTGTTCAGTCTGGTCCCCATCAGCTGTGGTGTTTTCATGGGTACTTGCCACCATATGCTCACTATTTTGACTTTGATTGGTACTTGGCTTCTCAGGAACCTTGGGACAATCATCACAGCGCCGTTCTATCACTTGTTCTTCAAAAAACACTGATAGACAGTCCTCAATTGATGGTACAGAATTGCTATCCCCTACCTCCTTATCACATACAATATCTCTACTCCAAGAATTTCCCTTGTCTTCTGCAATGACTTGTACTGTGTAAGTGTTCTCCTCGGCTTCTATACTAACTTCCGGCTGATTGAATAGATCACCAGGATCGGCATTGTCATTTTGATCTACATTGCTGCCTGATGCCATCCGTGCATTATTTTCACTTAGCGGAGCAACAAGTGGAGGTGGATCCATATCTTCTTGACTGTGGGAATCTGTTGTCGTCTCAATCATTTGCTCAACTTTGACATCAGACATGTTATGAGGCGCCTCGATGATCCCTTGTGAAAGTTTGGAACATGAGATTTTATCCTCCTGAGCCTGCAAAGAACCCTGTATAGCATCCTTGCTTTGCCAGATACGTTGCGCTTCGGTAGAATCTGAATAACCGAGCATATAATACTTAATTTCACCTGCAATAGCGATATCATGAAACAAGTAACTGTCATCCTCTACATATTTTTTAGGATCTTTATCCTCCACATTTGAAGTAGCTTTCTTTTCGAGAATCCCCACACATGATTAAGAAAAGCAACCATTTCCAGCGACATTTACTATATGAAGACAAGGAATAGACACTGCGAGCTATATCCTAGTGGCAGTTTTAACTACTACACTACAGCAAACAGTATTGCCACATTAATACTGCCGAACATCTTGCTCACTTTTTTATGCACATCTTGAAGGTTTTTTCCTCAAATTTCTTCAGTCCATGTGTGTAAAGGGTCCTTAAACAATTTTCTTCATTTAGCAAGTGTAGGAGATCCATTCCAAAAATTGACACTTGTTTTCTATGTTGATCAAAATAGCCAATAAGAATGGTAGTGTCAGAGTGTTCCACAGTTTCCTGCATTCTGGTTCCTCAACAGTGGTGTGGTCTAGGACATTAGAACATCCCCAAAACCTGTAGTCAGGACCTTTGAATGGGTGCAGGAGCGCATAAACTCACCAACTTTCAAAGGCTCAGGTGTTTTCTCCACGACCACATCTTTCAATTCTGAACCAAGAAGATGAGAATCACAGCTTTTGGCAACTGTTTGGATCTTTTCTGAGTTTCTCCCCTCATTTACTGGAAATAATTGAGTAGCAGCCTTCTTCGGTTGAGATTTGAGACTCTCGCTTGTTTGTGGTGATGCAGTACTTCTGGATGGATGCCCCTTTGGTGGCAGTGCCAGTGAAAGCTCACAGAAAGGAGTATGGGAAACCGAACTAGATGGACAACATATGCACGACAGTGTAtcagacagctcacccctgaaAATGGAATCAATAACTGTAGGAGCACCTTTTTGCCTGTTAGCAGTCTCAATTTCATTTTCCTCGTTATTCAAAGCATCGCGCAAGGTGTCAAGCAGTTCATGGCTATCGTGCATTTTATAGCCTTTGTACTTGTCAGCATGTAAGCGTACACTTCTCAAGAGTTTATTTGGGTCCAGCATGCCTCCTACAGCATCTGCAGCGCTTATCTCCTCAAAAAGCTCCTTTAGTGCCAGGCCAAGGTGACCCGACGGAGCATCCGGTCCTAACATCATTGCCTGCAGCTTATCAAGCGCAAGGAGGCACTGCACCATTGCATTCACGTAGCATGTGTTTTCGCGATTCGGTATCCCTCTGATAGCATAACCTTGCCCATTAGTTAATCCGAATGCATGGCCATACCTTGTGTCTCCAAGATTCGGTAACCCTCTGATAAGATCAGGGACATCATCAAATCCAAACGCATGACCACCTGCCTGAATTTTGCCCGCCATTTCCACCTCTGGAGTGACATCCACTTCAGACTCACACTTGAAGCAGAATCCAGATTCTGGATCATCGAATAGCGCAGCAACTCAATGCTGCTTCTGCCTGGCGTGATCTCGAGCATGCCCATATGGGCGATAAGATGCCCAAACCCCAGCGCAGAAATGCCGGCCGCATtccaggcaaaccaagataCTGCTATTCTTGGGCCGGCACTTACCGGACCCCTCCTCGTGCCGGCAACGCTCGCACGTCCCTGCGTCCTCGGATAGCAACGACGAACCCAACATCTCGTTGTGAGCGCTGTCAGTGGGGGCGTGATTGCACCAATTGTTGTCGCTGGTCCCCTCCGGCCATTCCTCCCACACATTGCTcacctccggcgccgccgccgcagccagaGCCAGCAAGTCCAGCCGCGGAGCTTTCGCTTTCGGCGAGCTCTCGTCCGCTTCCCCCGCCCTCGGCCTCGTGTCCCCCATCACGCCTGGAGCAAAGGAACCACATGTAAGAAGAGTCGCGTGAATACAATAAACCCCAAATCACCATGCAAGCAAGAACCCAGCGGAATGCGAATGACCCAAGAAAGCCAAAGAAGCGGGGAATCAGGAAAAAACTCCAAGAAGACGACGGAAAATCAATCAACCAAGAACCGCACGGACCAGGGATGAGCCAAGAAATTAAAAAGGGCGGAGAAccagaggaaaaaaaaacgaatcAAGAACAACCGAAATCGCAACCATTCTGACGAGGACCAAAACCGCCGCGAAGAACCGTACGGGGAAGGGATTGGAATGAGAAAGCTCAAAGGCGGAGAACCAGAGGGGAAGATAAATCCATCACCCCATTCTGGCGAAATCGACAAACATTCTGGCGAGGATCAGGAGCGGCGGCGCGGATTCAAGAGCCAAAACCATCGGGCCACGAAGAGCGAACAATGGGAAAGGAAAATGGCCGGGGAAAGCTTACCAGAAGACGGCGAGAGAGCCCGGGATCGAGCGGGCTGCCGCGAGGCCGAGAGGGTCTGGTCCCTTGGTTTGGAGAGGAAGAGCGGCCGAGAAGCAAATGGTTCCCCGCTGCTTCGCTGGTGTGGTGGTGGCCTGGTGGGTGTAGAGGGTCTCGGCCTCTTGGGCTACAGAattcattgatttttttttaaaatagggTGATTTTATTTGATGAGTAATAAGTAAAGTATAATCAGAAACCTGAAAAGAAAACAGCAATATAAACACAAGTTCTGTCAGCACCATCTCGAAGCTTCGTTGAACACCGCTGCTAAGCTGGATAGAAGGAGTCGATGCAGATACCTCCTCCATTGATGAGGTAGGGCCATTGAAGCGcattagatttttttagctaCCATGAGCAGCGCAAAGCACTATTAAACCGTTGAATGAATTGGACAACCTCATTAAACGGGATAGGATACACCTTTCCCTTTTAAAAGAAGTATAAGTAACGAGACCACTAGATACTAACATAGCAAAACCAACAGATCCGATAACAAAAGATTCTCTAGAATTCCTCCTAAGCAGAGAAGTCATAGAGGGACAAAATACCAATAAATCTAGTCCTAAACTCACTGAGAAACCTAACTACCTAATCTAGCAAAAATAACACAAACTATAAATTAATTTAACAAACTAAACTACTGAAATAGTACTGATCACGGGACCGGACCACCctccttctccggagggtgtcGGAGGCGAGCGGACCGGCTAGATCACCGCCGAGTCGCTCCGTTCCTAAGTTGCCTATCAAATCATCTCTGTCGCCTCTCTGAAACGCTCAGAGTCTCCTCCTGTTAAAGATACATAGGTCATTGAATGGATGGTGGCTCAAACGTTCTTGGGCAACAGGGTTCATTGGACGGATGCCTTTCTCTCGACTCAACTCGGGGATGCATTTACAGCATGGGCTTAGCCTTGTTTCCTCTCGTGCTCGTGCCAACTCGGTTTGGCCTGGAAGGCAGCACAAGCAGCAACACTTGTTGAGGATCGAGCTTTGGTAGCGCTCGAGCGCCCGAACGCGAGAATGGAACTTGCCGGTTTTTCCCCACCTACTCTTCGAAGAGCTCCGATCTAGATTTAGGATACATATACGTAGCTTTCGGTGAGGTTACGTGTTTCCCGTGCGCCGATGGCTCAAAGCTCTTTAATATCTTTACTAACACATGTAATGGGGTAATAGTTTTTTTTGCCATCCTACTGGATGGCGCTCACCCAAATACTATTCTATCAAATTTTCTTACCTATTTGCCACACAAATACTGTTGAAACTCGGTTTTCGTCATGCACAATAACTTTTCCGTTGTGAACAGTAACCATGAGCTAAAAAAGAcgaaaaaatatgtcgatttttgtacatgctctataattcataagcaacccATTTAATTGGATTAACTTAAAAATATTGTGTATAATTCAatctaaaattcttcaaaagatactacttttgtaacttgtAGTAATTTTTAAGTCCtcacaaaaatttaaaaaatttgataaaattcactaatattcctttaATGAgatataataatttataaaattatcttccaCCTTATGTTATAAATGAAAAGTTGACTTACTTTGTAATACCTATTTATTAGTACTAATATATATGCATTACAAAATAAGTCACTTTTTCACTCATAAGAATTTTAGTActgcccgggggggggggggtggagcgCTGCTGCCACTGCGAGCACGGCTTGGTGACGGTAATTTTTGTGTGATTTGGGCCGGATCACTAGAGATCTCGCCGCGAATGATCCGCGACAGCAACCGAGGAGGCAATTCGATCAACTGTCGCCGCGCGCTGACCACGCCGGCTGCAGCCAAGGTTCGCCTCGTGCCCTCACCAGTACAGTTCACAATTCTGGCTGCACGCACGCCTGTCCAACGGTTAATAGCATAGCATCTCGCTGAACACATAAACAGACTGAGCTCTTTAATTGCTCAAATCAAAGTGCCAATTCAGTATGAGCGAATCTGAAACTACAATGATAGATGGCATTGATTTCCAGCAATCAAATTTTCCGACAGGGCAATGTTCCTTGACCACGACTGAAAGACTCTTACGCAGGCAGACAACGTCTCAGAATGGACCAACCAATGTCTGAAGATTTTGCTTTTAGTAGTCAGTAACTCAGTATATCAGCACGGAGCACAAACAAAACGAAGCTATTTGATCCACCAGACAAGCAGAAATAGCATTGGGCGTTCCAAAAAAGAAAGGTAGTCTTCAGTCCTCAAGCGGTTGAAATGGATACACTTTTTCCTTGAGATGGTTGAAACAGATAATTGACTGTCCGACTTCTTATTTAAGTAAAAAGCTTCTATAACCAAACATTAACGCTGAAACATCATTAGGATGTAATAGTACCATCCAACAAAACATTACCAGGGCATGTATGATCAATTTAAAAAATCTGACCAATGCCAGGTGTCCCACTCTATTCATAGTTTGATCCtgaaaagcaaaaacaaatggATATGAATCAGCCTGACCAGATCAGCTGAGTCAAGAAGACCAAGCAAAAAAATCCAACTCCGTACGCGTTGCAgtatttctaaaaaataaaaaaagaaaagaaaatacacGTTGCAGTCAGTTTGAAGCCCTGCAACATAAATGGACTTGATCAAGAGCCTATGTTTGTATGTACACTGACTGAATCCTTGGCTATCAGAAGGTCTGCTAATCTCACTCATCTGCTTATTTGGTGACTGTTATTCTGATTAGTTGTGGGATCTTATGCCAGACATGTCTTCCATCCTCTCATAGAAAAGAACGTAAGCCTGGCGCTTGAGAACATCTTCTAGAGAGACTTCAGTGATGACACTATCGTCTGCACGAAACCATGAGTGAGAGCAGCTGCTCTGCTGTTGGTGATTTCCAAGCCTTCTTGCTCTCACGTAAGCAACATAGTGTCCTGTGTTCAAGGAGCCGGTGCCACGGTGCTCTACGACACCAACTAGACGATAGATGGAATTATCTTTGTCCACAGAgctgaatattagagaaaacaaaaaacaattaAAGCAAATGTATGGCTATAAGTTATTGTAACTTGTTATGAACAATGCCATGCGTTTCTTGATCATATATCCTCATAATTGAACATGGTCAACAAGAAACCTCTACCAGATTAACGACCGTATGATCCCTCTCAAATGATTAATCATCTAACAATGAAGTTCTCAACAAATAAAGGCTCTACAATTATAATAAGGTCATCACAAAATACTAGTTTTTTTAGGGGAAACAGTAAGGGAATCCCCTACTGTGGtagatatatatttatacaatACTAGGTTTATTGTATACATTTATCTTTGAAACTTAAAATTAGAGTAGAGTCAGGTAAAATGAATTGTGAGGATCACTTGCTTACCACTTCAAAAGTAACTACCAACACCAGAACTATACCCAACATCCAACTTTCCAACAAAAAATGAGCTCTAAGATATGATgattctaatttatcaaatgatATCTTTTCAACATCTATGGTGAAGTAAGCAATACACTGCTGCAATGAATTGGGTTTGTAGCAGATAACCTGTGTGTTCCATTCATATTCAAATATGGCCGGTTCTATTGTACATTGCAATTAACTCACTGGAGCGGTTTTCGATCCAAGACAAGATTATGACATATAGATAGAACATGGTTCTGGCCAAAACCAGACTGTAGAAAAGAACACCTTAATTCAGTTGATTCTCAAACTGGAATCACAATTGGTTTAGAAACATAGTTGGACCATTTGCATTGACATGTCATTTCCTTTCTCTCTATGCACAAATGAAAAATAGCACAGATTTTGCTAATTTCTTGAGGGAAGTTGCACAGGCTCTGACAAATACACCTTTCTTAGACATGTTATAGATGGCATTTGTACAATTTCTTTACACAGTACAATTAaacttccaagttccaactaGTGTGTCATGCCTttcaaaaaaaacaaaaacaaaactaGTGTGTCATGAAAATACTAAATGGCAGTGGCTAATTTCCCTCATTAATGAAATGCATTTTGAATCTTACAAGATGCCGGTAACTTTCATATGTACCCTTGTTGTAtgaaatttttttcttctcaaaccTTTCGATACCACTGCATTTTTTCTACATATAAACTGAGATGACGCTTGGAGTCACCTGGGGTGATCAAAACCCAGCGCAACAACAATAAACTTATACCAAGCTTTGAACTGTAGGAGCAGTTCACGTAGCACAAGATAAAGTGGGAGACCATCAAGAACTCTTAACGATCTTGCTTCTAGCACAAATCCCAGATAAGAAATGGTCATTCAAAACATGATTAATATATGTTTGGACTTATATACGATTGCAAGACCATATAACTGAATGATCTAGTCTAACCCATTGCCCAGTCATCTTCAAACATACAAGGTAGCACCGCATGCATGCTTTTACACAAGTTCCATGTTGGAAGGGACGCAGTTCAACAGTCTGATCAAGCTTTAGAAATTAGAATGCCTATTCATTTTACTACTATCCTGTTACAGTTTTGTAGTGAACATAATAAATTACTTACAAGGCCCTACCTTCTTTTATCACCCTTTAGGCCTTTACTGCACTGCTGAATAGCAAATGTTTGCATGGCAATTAGAACATTGGTTTGGTTGTTCATATTTCTTTAATCTGAATCGTGTTAATCTGCATAGATAAAGATAAGTAGAATTTTCCACAATTACCTCTATGCAAAAGAGGGAAATTATCCAATTTTGCCAGGAAATTACCATAGTCTAGTCTATATGTCATTCATTCTCACATACTACGATAACATGCTTGTTTTAAAACTCTACTAGTTAATTTGAAAATGTAACAACCAATATGGACATAGTATATGGCTACAAGCCCACATGATCACAAATGAGAACAGTGATATATGGATACTCTAAACAACTCCTTGACCTACAATGGCACGTGTTCTTAAGGCTTTGTTTAGAGAAGGTCATGTATTGTTAAAGCTAGCAGGAACAAACTACACAAAAAAAGTTTATGCAACCAGAAACTTGTTAGAACTGTATAGAAGTATAAGATGTCACTGTAAAGAACTATCAGTACCTGGGGTCAATGAATGGCCCTACATCAAGATACTCCTTATAT contains:
- the LOC133899744 gene encoding ubiquitin carboxyl-terminal hydrolase 2-like, with amino-acid sequence MLGYSDSTEAQRIWQSKDAIQGSLQAQEDKISCSKLSQGIIEAPHNMSDVKVEQMIETTTDSHSQEDMDPPPLVAPLSENNARMASGSNVDQNDNADPGDLFNQPEVSIEAEENTYTVQVIAEDKGNSWSRDIVCDKEVGDSNSVPSIEDCLSVFFEEQVIERRCDDCPKVPEKPSTNQSQNSEHMVASTHENTTADGDQTEQSDRTACQNEQSGEPNSLSVECKASSSRQPHSSDAEGEIIQTADTNTEGTNSWMSCGEKDSSACSTTNKKPERREGIQEAISSCLPAEKQANLLSTQHSQNLSTPNQDRRKRVWLDVSLSQLKDNQNEQRDRSGCAIQTARITKLPPVLTLHLKRYIQGDNLHHHKNEAHVSYKEYLDVGRFMDPSSVDKDNPIYRLVGVVEHRGPSLDAGHYVAYVRARRLGNHQLQSSCSSSWFCANDSNISEVTLEEVLKCEAYVLFYERMEGHDTSGKRSHI